TCGTTCTGCCGGCCCGTACCTTTATATCCGAGAGCGGGACCAGACTCCCCGTGCGCTGACCCTCGCCGCGGGGAGGGAAGCGGTTGCGCGACGCGACTCCCCGCGGGCACGAATCGCGTCGCCTGTTCGCCATCGCTCCCTGTCGGCCCGACGATCCGCGTGCGACCGCGTGTCATCCACCTTCGTAACCCCTTTTGACTCGTCGCCCCTGGTTCGACACATGGTCCAACAGCGTGAGCTTACGCCGTCCGACGTGCCGGCCGCGAGCGGGATGCCGATGCTCGGCCTCGGCACCTGGCAGAACGACGACGCGGAGCAGTGCGCGGAGAGCGTCGCGACGGCCCTGGAGATGGGCTACCGCCACGTCGACACGGCGCAGGCCTACGGCAACGAGGAGGCCGTCGGCGAGGGGATTGCACGCGCGGACGTCGCGCGGGACGACGTCTTCCTCGCGACGAAGCTGTGGATCGACAATCTCGCGTCCGAGGACGTGCTGGAGACGACTCGCGAGAGCGTGGATCGCCTCGGCGTCGACTCGCTCGACCTGCTCTACGTCCACTGGCCCGCGCGGGAGTACGACCCGGCCGACACGCTCGGCGCGCTCACCGAACTCCAGGACGAGGGCCTCATCGAGCGCATCGGGGTGAGCAACTTCGAACCCGAGCACCTCGAAACGGCGCAGGACGCCTGCGAAGCGCCGATATTGGCGAATCAGGTCGAGATCCACCCGCTGCTCCAGCAGAAGGAACTCCGCGAGTACTGCGAGGGCGAGGGCATCGAACTCGTCGCGTACTCGCCGCTCGCGCGCGGGAAGGTCTTCGACGATCCCACCCTGTCCGACATCGCGGAGAAGCACGACGCGAGCGAGGCGCAGGTCAGCCTCGCGTGGCTCCGCGAGAAGGGCGTCACCGCCATCCCCAAGGCGACGAGCGAGGACCACCTCCGCGACAACTGGGGATCGCTCGCGCTCGCACTCGACGACGAGGACGTCCGTCGCATCGACGACATCG
The Halomarina pelagica DNA segment above includes these coding regions:
- a CDS encoding aldo/keto reductase, giving the protein MVQQRELTPSDVPAASGMPMLGLGTWQNDDAEQCAESVATALEMGYRHVDTAQAYGNEEAVGEGIARADVARDDVFLATKLWIDNLASEDVLETTRESVDRLGVDSLDLLYVHWPAREYDPADTLGALTELQDEGLIERIGVSNFEPEHLETAQDACEAPILANQVEIHPLLQQKELREYCEGEGIELVAYSPLARGKVFDDPTLSDIAEKHDASEAQVSLAWLREKGVTAIPKATSEDHLRDNWGSLALALDDEDVRRIDDIGREDRQVHPSFAPDSW